A region of the Theileria equi strain WA chromosome 4 map unlocalized gcontig_1105316255039, whole genome shotgun sequence genome:
TGCTGAGAGCCAATGAACTTCCGGAGAACTCACTAAAGGAGTTACGTaggaaaataaacatcAAAGAGGATATAAACAGAAAGTTGGTCCTAATGGAACAATATGAAATCGAGGAGGCCGAAAGGACATACAAGATTTACTCACAGAGATTCCAGGAAACAACATTCCAGTATATTTTGGACGAGTTAGGATCCTACTTACTAGAAATCTCAAATCAACCAAGAGACTTCTCAGAAGCCACAAGAATATTGCAAGCAGTCCAACTGTCATATCACCACGTAACATACAAGGAATGGGAACCCTCCAATTGGAAGGAAAACATGGAATTTAAGATAGCAGGATTCAAGTACACTAAGGAACTGATTGACAGAGAAGAACTGTACGACTTGTCTAGAGAAGAACGTGGTCGGGCTATACAATACATGAAAAACAAAGggaagattctggaaaacCCCCAACACCGACTCGAAGAAAAAGTAGCCTTAGACAATAATATACTCATATACCAAACAAAAATTGATAGGAGTGAAGAGAGGATACAATTCAACTTGGACAATAGCAACTTCGAGAAGAACACGAAaaaattcttcagaaaTCTATTGAACCAAGGACAATCTCGAGATCATCCGTCTCCAGTGGAAATGGAGATACACTGGTCCCCTGTGTGGGACGCCAGAACTATAAATCCAGAAAAGTTCGAAAGGTACCTATATCTCAACCCTACAGTTGTAAGGGAAGAGAAAGACTTCATCTCcgaagaagaattttatgaGATCATAAAAGGACTCCCAGACTGGAAAGCATGTGGAGTCGATGGAGTatacaacttcttcattaaGAGAACAACACATTTGCACCCCTTCTTGTATAAACTAACAAAACAAGCATGCATGGAACCCCATAAGATACCTCAATGGTTTGGAAAGGGAATAACATACTTGATCAAGAAGAGCGACGAAACAACGCCAAGCAACTACCGTCCGATAACCTGCATGTCTAACTTGTACAAACTGGTAACAAAATGTGTCTACAGAGTGTTAATTGGAATTGTACAGGAGAGAAGATTGCTGTCGGAAGCGCAATTGGCCACGGTTAAAGGAGTCCAAGGGGCAAAGGAACAAGCACTGTTGAACATTGCAATTAACAGGGCGCACAAGAACAATCTGAAAACATCATGGCTCGATATTAGAAAGGCATTCGATTCGATAGAccataaatatttacatgCCGTACTAGATCACCTGAATATCCCAGATTGGATTACTAACTTTATAAAGCATATCACTAGTGGATGGACAATAGACGTTAGATGTGGGAAAGAACCTATAATGGTGAAAAAGGTAACGAGAGGAATCCTTCAAGGAGACTCGTTATCACCGCTACTATTCGTACTATGCATGGATCCCCTGAGTAAAATCCTACATTCAGTTTACCCAACGGTAAAAGGAAAGATTGGAGAAAAACAGGAACATGGCTTGAACCACCTACTATTCATGGATGATATTAAACTATTCGCTGAAACTGACGAAATCCTAAAGAAAATGACGGACGAAGTCAAAATGTTCTGCGAAGCCTCAGGATTGGAAATAAACAGAGAAAAGTCGGCTACAAACTCGCCTCTCTGTGAAGACACTGCAgtattactggaaggatCTGCAATGTACAAATACCTGGGTATAATGGAAGACAGATCAAGCATCCCATCGTTGGAGTCATGGGAAAAAATCCGAGCCGAAATTTTGGCAAGGGTTGAAAAATTAGCAAAAACCAAGCTGAACGGGAGAAACATGTTCAAGGCAATAAATATGTTTGCTTTGTCCCTCCTGAACTACTACACTGGATTGCTAAGACTTTTACCGGATGATTTTGAGGCATTAGACTTGGACATCCGCAAAATATTGGTCAAACATAGGATACATTACCTAAACGCATCCCCTGAAAGACTCTACCTTAAAAGAGACCAATGTGGACGGGGACTAGCATCAGCAACCTTTAGATCTGAAAAGATGTTGCTAACTTTTTGGGACACCTTGAGAAAAGGCAGTGAGACATCCACACGTCGAGCATTGATTATGCAAATCGAAAATGAAGACCTCACCCATATGTCACGCATAGAGGGATTTGTTAGACGCAAATACGAAAACGTCAACAATGGAGGACTACGTATCGGAGATGACAATATCAATGAGatgcaaaggagaagtCTGTTCCACTCACTCTCACAAAAGAGATGTCACcctatattctttaaacaactGAATGGAGACAACCTAATTGATAGGAAGGAATCTGCACTTTGGCTAACACATGGAAACATCTCAGCTCGAGACGAAGCAGCCTACTGCGCTCTCCAAGACAGAAACATCTTCATGGGAAACTATGACAAATGCAAACACTGCAAAGGAGCAACAGCTACTGTAGACCACCTGGCCACATGCTGTGAACGTAAACTAGCCTTTGATTACACCAGACGACACAACGAAGttctgaaatgtgtatctcTCCACCTGTGCCGCATGTTCAatctaataaaaagaaagaaaataaaaggatatgtgATGCAGGAGACAGTTACTGACGGCACAAATGAACTTAGGATCGATACTGCTGTTAAGACGGACGCCAGGATAACGAACAATAGACCTGATATCCAACTCTACGACaggagaaataaaaggatatttatagtcGAAGTCGGAATCACGTGTCCAACTAAGGTTTCAGATACGgaatattataaacaaAGGAAATACGATGTCCTTGCAAAAGAACTAAGCTgcatccataatatgcCAGCATGCACCGTTCCAATAGTATACTCTTGGGATGGACTGGTCACAAAATACCACGCAAAGCACCTAGAGAAAATCGCGGTGcccataaaaatcagagCCTACATGCAGACTAGAGTACTACGTACCACCTTAGATTCGGTAACTCATGAtcgaagaagaggagttgaagaaagagaaccagaagaaaagctggaagacatcTTCGAAAGGTTCCTCGGAAACctcgacaaagaggaaaaacctcttgaagaggaagaagtggaaaacGAACTCGAATTCTCTCGCGACCGAGTAATAAGGatcaggaagaaaataaaacgTAGAAGAACcgctgcttctagaaggtctgaaggcccccaaaacctacggaaaatccgtaggaGTCAAGAAGGgtaggaactaataacGCACATATAATACAACCCctacacctagggcagGCTAATTAGTACATTCAGGGACATTTTTAGGGATGTAAATCATGGAGTATAAACTAACCATAATACCAAAGTGCATGCACAGAAgtaaaacaaattaaaactgaAGAGTCgtgaaaatactgcatttatagtGGCGTTAAATTGAAAAATGCTTGCCACAACTATATACCGTGAACTATCTTCATTACTGTAGGATTCTTCGCCTTTGGAGGTTGGCTACTATTATCAGTGTCATCAGTATACACAATATAGAGAAACTCTTGGTTCTTTATAAGATTAGACCTTATATCCGTACTGAAAGATTCCCCAATACATTTTACTCCACCCTTTATAGAGTTACCAATCCAATATCCTAAGGACTTCCAGAACCCATAGTGTTTGGTAGGCCAATTGTCTCTGTCATGCTCATATTTCTGGTATAGTTTTATATACCCAGTCCCAATGTATGAAAAAACATCCATGGTGAATTGAGCCATTAGTGCATTTAGAGCTGAGAGTTGTCCGTCCCCTTCTCCGTCTTTACACTCGCCTTGCATTCCAACACCGCTGGCAGAAACTCCCCTTAGCGTCTCCTCACAAAACTTAAAGCTCACAGTAATCAATGTAACCATCGCCATCTTGCCGTATATCCCCCTGGAGAGTCTACAACCTGGATAGTGCATTGCTATCAGGCATATAGAAAtgattgtaaaatatggcAACGCAAAAATCCATGTTGCATGCCACcatgcaaaatttttaccatccttgGTAGCCCATTTTTGATCTGGACCAACACCTGCTTGACACAAACCTGCAATTGCAAGAGGAGATAATGTGCTCACGAATAAAACGACAAGATCAACCTTGTGACCAATCTGCGGACTCACGAATTGGTAAGGTGCAATGGCAGGATAAAAGGCATAAATACAACTCATTCCAACAATACACATGAAGAAATGAGATTTCACAGGTTCCATTCTTTTAGCTAAGCCCCCTTCAGTACATGTATCTTTTCCTGAAACCTGTTCACCATGATATGCCAAAGTCCACGTAGTTGCAGCTGTTCCGGCAATGGTGACTGCAATGATAATTTGCCATACAACAATCCAGTAGTCAATATTGGACCAGTGAAACGTTTTGGCCAGGTACAGGTAGGCTACATGGTATAGACAAACCATTATACCAGATAGGGGCATACCAAGACCAAAGTAGGCCACATCTGTAACCCCAACAGTGAGAGATATAGATTCATCTAGACCAAACCCTAGGGAAGCCATGACAAGTGTCCAGTAATAAAATGTCAAACAGCCTTGTTCACCTCCAGACGTATAAGCGATGAGAAGCAGgacatttacaacaaaGAGAGACCAAATTGAAAGTATTGACAAAGTGCTCTCCTTAATCCACTTTTTGCCTATACCAAAAAGGACGTAAAAAGACATGATAAATAATCCGAAATCGCCAGCTGTCTCCATAGAGTTGTGAAtgacatttataaatacgCCAATTTTCTCATATGGAACTCCAAACCTACTTACCGAAAAGCTTCCCGCGGTAACTGCAACACGTAGAGGCTGTAAAAGTGAGAACCCAGCCATGAACATGGCAAACTGCCGGAGGGAACTTGATCCTCCGGTCTTTTTTAGTTCAGTCGCCATTTATCTCTCCATTCGTGAATGTGTTAAATGAAAAGTATCCGAGGTGCTAGTAAGGCTTAACAAGCATGTTTGGGTCTGA
Encoded here:
- a CDS encoding reverse transcriptase domain containing protein (encoded by transcript BEWA_054900A) — encoded protein: MCDDDTQMLTAMSENSTTEAESASSEAFWTPMEISEEEDDQMEIIDLTPPNYQADEVEILLTGTPPSPSDNSIRVLEPKEVNSQLPEDSSPIEEPGSSDRTSCFTDEEEFCNNAAQDRLTRAPGEMQCGPEYNQNNYLNKQVATCTTTQNRQGNKRPSKQQRKENENNKIIALKVLIDCTDEPENIWPACVLYKVQQSHGKVPKFGWQHIHEAYKARFSKEIDLEKLQDLARKGIRNNLHLKLPSDEELMLRANELPENSLKELRRKINIKEDINRKLVLMEQYEIEEAERTYKIYSQRFQETTFQYILDELGSYLLEISNQPRDFSEATRILQAVQLSYHHVTYKEWEPSNWKENMEFKIAGFKYTKELIDREELYDLSREERGRAIQYMKNKGKILENPQHRLEEKVALDNNILIYQTKIDRSEERIQFNLDNSNFEKNTKKFFRNLLNQGQSRDHPSPVEMEIHWSPVWDARTINPEKFERYLYLNPTVVREEKDFISEEEFYEIIKGLPDWKACGVDGVYNFFIKRTTHLHPFLYKLTKQACMEPHKIPQWFGKGITYLIKKSDETTPSNYRPITCMSNLYKLVTKCVYRVLIGIVQERRLLSEAQLATVKGVQGAKEQALLNIAINRAHKNNLKTSWLDIRKAFDSIDHKYLHAVLDHLNIPDWITNFIKHITSGWTIDVRCGKEPIMVKKVTRGILQGDSLSPLLFVLCMDPLSKILHSVYPTVKGKIGEKQEHGLNHLLFMDDIKLFAETDEILKKMTDEVKMFCEASGLEINREKSATNSPLCEDTAVLLEGSAMYKYLGIMEDRSSIPSLESWEKIRAEILARVEKLAKTKLNGRNMFKAINMFALSLLNYYTGLLRLLPDDFEALDLDIRKILVKHRIHYLNASPERLYLKRDQCGRGLASATFRSEKMLLTFWDTLRKGSETSTRRALIMQIENEDLTHMSRIEGFVRRKYENVNNGGLRIGDDNINEMQRRSLFHSLSQKRCHPIFFKQLNGDNLIDRKESALWLTHGNISARDEAAYCALQDRNIFMGNYDKCKHCKGATATVDHLATCCERKLAFDYTRRHNEVLKCVSLHLCRMFNLIKRKKIKGYVMQETVTDGTNELRIDTAVKTDARITNNRPDIQLYDRRNKRIFIVEVGITCPTKVSDTEYYKQRKYDVLAKELSCIHNMPACTVPIVYSWDGLVTKYHAKHLEKIAVPIKIRAYMQTRVLRTTLDSVTHDRRRGVEEREPEEKLEDIFERFLGNLDKEEKPLEEEEVENELEFSRDRVIRIRKKIKRRRTAASRRSEGPQNLRKIRRSQEG
- a CDS encoding conserved hypothetical protein (encoded by transcript BEWA_054910A), which translates into the protein MATELKKTGGSSSLRQFAMFMAGFSLLQPLRVAVTAGSFSVSRFGVPYEKIGVFINVIHNSMETAGDFGLFIMSFYVLFGIGKKWIKESTLSILSIWSLFVVNVLLLIAYTSGGEQGCLTFYYWTLVMASLGFGLDESISLTVGVTDVAYFGLGMPLSGIMVCLYHVAYLYLAKTFHWSNIDYWIVVWQIIIAVTIAGTAATTWTLAYHGEQVSGKDTCTEGGLAKRMEPVKSHFFMCIVGMSCIYAFYPAIAPYQFVSPQIGHKVDLVVLFVSTLSPLAIAGLCQAGVGPDQKWATKDGKNFAWWHATWIFALPYFTIISICLIAMHYPGCRLSRGIYGKMAMVTLITVSFKFCEETLRGVSASGVGMQGECKDGEGDGQLSALNALMAQFTMDVFSYIGTGYIKLYQKYEHDRDNWPTKHYGFWKSLGYWIGNSIKGGVKCIGESFSTDIRSNLIKNQEFLYIVYTDDTDNSSQPPKAKNPTVMKIVHGI